The genomic DNA tatatattatatatatatatatatatatttatatttatttatttatataatataaatcttttcttttttctttcattgaCATAATATTACACTTGTTATGTagaacatttttatttatgcaaattttttaatattaaatattattattattatttttttaaatatcttaaaaatttacatgttgtacataaaaataaatattatgattatatataatataatataacatattatatatatttatctattttataaaaacgtcggatctttttttttttatgagaacaacaaaaaaattatattttcataaataatgtttaataaatataataattatgaatgtCATTTAAAattgtttaataaaaatgttcttttataaatgattaattaaaaacaaaCGAAATgaatagaataaaataaaataaaataaaatatgagtctcttaatatatataattattgaattatataaaaatatattttatataaaataatatatatatataatatattttcattatggtaataaataaaagaataaattaaatagatataatattataatatatatatatatatatatatttatttttaaggtACCAATATTTAGTATTATGTACATACAATGCCTCCGAAggcaataatataaaaataagaataccttattttattattgcactaatataatatatgttaaatatatatatataatatattaaaccatatgccttttttttttttttttttaaatgttttgTAGATACTTaattcataaaatttatattttatttattttatttttatttaaatcattTGTATAGTCTGGAAAGCACAGGGAATactgtatatttatttttaagaatattaaaaaaaaattaaggtaatataaaggataaataataaaatatatgaacataaataaatattatataaattatatatatatatatatatatatatatatatatagatttttagataaataatttttttttcttttcttctttgAAAAGAGTtccaaaataaataattattataaatatattatatatatttagttatgtttatataattatcatatttcCTATTTTcagaaatataaagaaatcaagtaatttataatatcttcATATAAAAGGACCCTTCTTGGAAagatcaaatatatatatttattatttataatatatatatatttctgtaCAACTAgccatttattatttttattattattatttttttttttttttttttctcataaaAATGGCTAACTATGCAGAAACATTTTCAGCATGGACAAGTATTTGCCTGACCGATCATACACTTTTAGGTGAAAATGACACTGAAGATGATATAAGAGAATTATGTGAAGAATCAGTTAAGACTTGTCCATTTGCAGCAGCTGTTTGTGTAAAGCCTGAATTTGTGAAATTTATAAATGAcacaataaaaaaagaaatatgtcCATTTAAGCCTAAAGTTGCGTGTGTAATTAATTTTCCTCATGGAACTGATGTTGTTGAAAAAGTATTGGAAGATACAAAAAAAGTATTAGAGGATGGAGCTGATGAAATTGATTTagttataaattataaaaaggtTTTACAAAATGTTGAAGAAGGTTTAAAAGAAGCAACtgaattaacaaaaaaagtgAAGAATTTAATGAAAGAAAAAGTTTTAAAAGTTATAATTGAAACTGGAGAacttaaaaatgatgaattaattataaaaacaacTTTAGCAGTACTTGAAGGAGATGCTGATTTTGTAAAAACATCATCTGGAAAAGTTCCAGTTAATGCAACACCAGGAGCTGTTA from Plasmodium sp. gorilla clade G2 genome assembly, chromosome: 10 includes the following:
- a CDS encoding deoxyribose-phosphate aldolase, putative, giving the protein MANYAETFSAWTSICLTDHTLLGENDTEDDIRELCEESVKTCPFAAAVCVKPEFVKFINDTIKKEICPFKPKVACVINFPHGTDVVEKVLEDTKKVLEDGADEIDLVINYKKVLQNVEEGLKEATELTKKVKNLMKEKVLKVIIETGELKNDELIIKTTLAVLEGDADFVKTSSGKVPVNATPGAVKAIIEAMKQYVEKNPQKKDKIGLKVAGGVGDLNSASYYILLARRFLSALACHPNNFRIGSSSLVPKLRKIIAQNPPV